The Bacteroidales bacterium DNA segment GGAACTGGCTCCGGTTGTTCCGGGGCATGTACTGTTCAATTGCTGAACAAATGTCTTTTTCAGGTATTCCAAAGTGCATTCCGGTGCAAATTGCCGCCATGGCATTGGCAAGGTTATACTGTCCGACCAGATTGGTTTTTATCGTATGTCCTTCCGAACCGCCGGAAGGATACCAGGTAAAAGATAAAAAAGGTTCTTCCGGAATCAGTTGTCCCCGGCAATCACATCCGGGCTGACTGCCGTAGGTAATTTTTTTCAGGTTCAGTGGAAGCGCCTGTTCCACCAGAAGCGGGTTGTCAGCGTTAAGGAAAATGGTTCCTCCTGTTTCCTCCAGAAAACGGTAAAGTTCGGTTTTGGCCCTGATAACTCCTTCAAAGGATCCGAATCCTTCGAGGTGGGCCTTACCGATAGTGGTAATGAGGCCATAGCCGGGCAGGGCAAGGCGGCATAAAAAGTCGATTTCACCCGGGTGATTGGCGCCCATTTCAATAACGGCAATTTCTGTTTCGGAACTGATACGGAGAAGGGTCAGGGGAACTCCGATATGGTTATTGAGATTGCCTTCGGTAAAAACCACCTTTTTTTTACGCGAAAGTACTGCAGCGATAAGCTCTTTTGTAGTAGTTTTTCCGTTGCTTCCGGTGATTCCGATTACAGGAACGGGGAACTGCCGGCGGTGGTAGAAGGCAAGTTGCTGAAGTGTTTCCAGCGCATCGGGCACCAGCAGGCATTTTTCTGAAACAACGTGCTCTTTTTTGTCCACGATGGCTAATGTGCATCCTTTGCTGAGGGCATCGGCTGCATAGGCTCCTCCTTCGGAGATGTTTCCCCTGAGGCCGAAGAAAAGGGAGCCCGTATGGGCTTTTCTGCTGTCAATGACAACAGAAGGATTGTGAAGAAAAATTTGATGGAGTTCCCTTATTTCCATATCGTTTTGTTTGCCAGGAAGGAAATAAAACAGGGCTGCTGAAAACGTATTTCTGCAGCAGCCCCGTAGATTTTATTCAGCAAACGGAATCGTATTTATTTGCCGGCAGGAGGTCCGACGCGTGTCATAGCACAGCGGAATCCGAGGTCGTCGCGCGAAGCTTTTTCGTGCAGGTACCGGCGGGTACCGGGGCTGAGCCAGTAGGCACGGTCTCTCCAGCTACCGCCTTTGTAAACACGTACTTCGTCATTGATAAGCGATGCGTAATCCTGTTCTTTCTGTGCATACATGCGCTGTGAACCAGGGCCTTTATCGGCATCTTCATTGGTGTATTCAATACTTGATGTAAAGTCGCCGTCCTGGTAATTCCTGTAATCTGAGTGGTCGTAATTCCAGCGCTGGGCAGTTTTTTCAGCGGGTACGGGATGGTATCTCAGGCGGCCGAGGCTGTCTTTCTGGGCAACTTTTCCTTCTTCATCCCTTTCCAGTTCCATGAACACGTTTCCACGGAAGGGGTTGAATTCGTCAAAATCTTCAAAAGAGAGCGGACGATAGACATCGGCTACCCATTCATTCACGTTTCCGGCCATGTTGTAAAGGCCATAGTCATTGGGCCAGTAAGATTTTACAGGAGCCGGTATTTCGGCATTATCGTTAAGATTTCCGGCAGTACCCATCATGTCGCCACGGCCACGGACAAAGTTAGCCCGCATCTCGCCTCTGTATTTTTTAACATCGTTCCGCACGTTGTGTCCGTT contains these protein-coding regions:
- a CDS encoding UDP-N-acetylmuramoyl-tripeptide--D-alanyl-D-alanine ligase, with protein sequence MEIRELHQIFLHNPSVVIDSRKAHTGSLFFGLRGNISEGGAYAADALSKGCTLAIVDKKEHVVSEKCLLVPDALETLQQLAFYHRRQFPVPVIGITGSNGKTTTKELIAAVLSRKKKVVFTEGNLNNHIGVPLTLLRISSETEIAVIEMGANHPGEIDFLCRLALPGYGLITTIGKAHLEGFGSFEGVIRAKTELYRFLEETGGTIFLNADNPLLVEQALPLNLKKITYGSQPGCDCRGQLIPEEPFLSFTWYPSGGSEGHTIKTNLVGQYNLANAMAAICTGMHFGIPEKDICSAIEQYMPRNNRSQFQKTRYNELILDMYNANPSSMEAALLHFASLPHPRKVVILGDMLELGSYAGEEHSRILRLTESLPAEKIITVGPEFLNASKEGRTMAFTSTDELIEELKRNPLKGCQILIKGSRGIALEKVLPYL